A window of Vigna unguiculata cultivar IT97K-499-35 chromosome 4, ASM411807v1, whole genome shotgun sequence contains these coding sequences:
- the LOC114181446 gene encoding probable membrane-associated kinase regulator 6 — METSHPLSIESFSYSWLVNLKPSMESLEGSLRASLDASDEASSFIEMDPRMPPSKRFFRNSQDFKFDFPTSQSPLTLVDADELFSNGYLMPLFVESLKMEAYEASDANPSLPSSSHVPKIVVPNAHSRCPSLKGCRTLSRRIFQKYLNFLRPLCRRLRSGKSGSKPESVIKRTESAKNRGCYSETSPRISVAYSADDWRKSCDSESSIYEAVLHCKRSIERMN, encoded by the exons ATGGAAACTTCTCATCCTCTTTCTATTGAAAGTTTCTCTTACAGTTGGTTGGTGAATCTGAAGCCATCCATGGAAAGCCTTGAAGGTTCCCTCAGAGCTTCTCTTGATGCTTCTGATGAAGCTTCTTCCTTCATTGAAATGGATCCAAGAATGCCACCTTCAAAAAGATTCTTCAGAAACTCCCAAGATTTCAAATTTGACTTCCCCACTTCACAGTCCCCTCTCACTCTTGTTGATGCTGATGAGCTTTTCTCCAATGGCTACCTCATGCCCCTTTTTGTTGAGTCTTTGAAAATGGAAGCATATGAGGCTTCAGATGCCAATCCAAGTCTACCTTCCTCATCACACGTGCCAAAAATTGTGGTTCCTAATGCTCATTCTAGATGCCCTTCATTGAAAGGATGCAGAACATTGTCAAGGAGAATATTTCAGAAGTACCTCAACTTCTTGAGGCCCTTGTGTAGAAGATTGAGGAGTGGAAAATCAGGTTCAAAACCTGAATCTGTTATTAAAAGAACTGAGTCTGCGAAGAATAGAGGATGCTACTCTGAAACATCCCCACGGATTAGTGTAGCTTATTCTGCTGATGACTGGCGCAAGTCCTGTGATTCCGAAAGCTCAATTTATGAAGCAGTTCTCCATTGCAAAAGATCCATTG AGAGAATGAATTAA